One genomic region from Diabrotica undecimpunctata isolate CICGRU chromosome 9, icDiaUnde3, whole genome shotgun sequence encodes:
- the LOC140450260 gene encoding uncharacterized protein isoform X2, whose translation MKIMETLSEYSSYETYRMSPHAKDISLNQTIKVVIGEKPYKCEFCFKQFSQAGSLKKHLRVHTGEKPHKCEICFKQFSQACSLKAHLRVHTGEKPHKCEICFKKFIQASHLKRHLILHTGVTPHKCEICFKQFSQACSLKAHLRVHTGEKPHKCEMCFKKFIQVSDLKRHLILHTGVKPYKCEICFKQFRDGSELKKHLSVHTGEKPHKCEICFKQFSQACSLKTHLRVHTGEKPHKCEICFKQFSQACSLKTHLRVHTGEKPHKCEICFKKFIQASHLKRHLILHTGVKPYKCEICFKQFCDGSDLKKHLRVHAGEKPPKCEICLKKFIQASHLKKHLILHTGVKPYKCEICFKQFRDGSDLKKHLRVHAGEKPHKCEICLKKFILASTLKIHLRVHTGEKPHNCEICLKQFSVASNLKRHLRLHTGEKPHKC comes from the coding sequence atgaaaattatggaGACACTCAGTGAATATTCATCTTATGAAACATATCGTATGAGTCCACATGCTAAAGACATATCCTTAAATCAAACTATAAAAGTTGTGATTGGAGAAAAACCCTACAAGTGTgaattttgttttaaacagtttagccaAGCAGGTtctttgaaaaaacatttaagagtgcacactggagaaaaacctcacaagtgtgaaatttgttttaaacagtttagccaAGCATGTTCTTTGAAAGcacatttgagagtacacactggagaaaaacctcacaagtgtgaaatttgttttaagaaatttattcAAGCAAgtcatttgaaaagacatttgatatTGCACACTGGAGTAAcccctcacaagtgtgaaatttgttttaaacagtttagccaAGCATGTTCTTTGAAagcacatttgagagtgcacactggagaaaaacctcacaagtgtgaaatgtgttttaagaaatttattcAAGTAAgtgatttgaaaagacatttgatatTGCACACTGGAgtaaaaccttacaagtgtgaaatatGTTTTAAGCAATTTCGTGATGGAAGTgaattgaaaaaacatttgagtgtgcacactggagaaaaacctcacaagtgtgaaatttgttttaaacagtttagccaagcatgttctttgaaaacacatttgagagtgcacactggagaaaaacctcacaagtgtgaaatttgttttaaacagtttagccaagcatgttctttgaaaacacatttgagagtacacactggagaaaaacctcacaagtgtgaaatttgttttaagaaatttattcAAGCAAgtcatttgaaaagacatttgatatTGCACACTGGAgtaaaaccttacaagtgtgaaatatGTTTTAAGCAATTTTGTGATGGAAgtgatttgaaaaaacatttgagagtgcacgctggagaaaaacctcccaagtgtgaaatttgtcttaagAAATTTATTCAAGCAAgtcatttgaaaaaacatttgatatTGCACACTGGAgtaaaaccttacaagtgtgaaatatGTTTTAAGCAATTTCGTGATGGAAgtgatttgaaaaaacatttgagagtgcacgctggagaaaaacctcacaagtgtgaaatttgtcttaagAAATTTATTCTAGCAAGTACTTTGAAAATccatttgagagtacacactggagaaaaacctcacaattgtgaaatttgtttaaagcagtttagtGTAGCAAGtaatttaaaaagacatttgagactgcacactggagaaaaacctcacaagtgttaa
- the LOC140450260 gene encoding uncharacterized protein isoform X1, protein MSRGYLKEENKMKIMETLSEYSSYETYRMSPHAKDISLNQTIKVVIGEKPYKCEFCFKQFSQAGSLKKHLRVHTGEKPHKCEICFKQFSQACSLKAHLRVHTGEKPHKCEICFKKFIQASHLKRHLILHTGVTPHKCEICFKQFSQACSLKAHLRVHTGEKPHKCEMCFKKFIQVSDLKRHLILHTGVKPYKCEICFKQFRDGSELKKHLSVHTGEKPHKCEICFKQFSQACSLKTHLRVHTGEKPHKCEICFKQFSQACSLKTHLRVHTGEKPHKCEICFKKFIQASHLKRHLILHTGVKPYKCEICFKQFCDGSDLKKHLRVHAGEKPPKCEICLKKFIQASHLKKHLILHTGVKPYKCEICFKQFRDGSDLKKHLRVHAGEKPHKCEICLKKFILASTLKIHLRVHTGEKPHNCEICLKQFSVASNLKRHLRLHTGEKPHKC, encoded by the coding sequence gttatctaaaagaggaaaacaaaatgaaaattatggaGACACTCAGTGAATATTCATCTTATGAAACATATCGTATGAGTCCACATGCTAAAGACATATCCTTAAATCAAACTATAAAAGTTGTGATTGGAGAAAAACCCTACAAGTGTgaattttgttttaaacagtttagccaAGCAGGTtctttgaaaaaacatttaagagtgcacactggagaaaaacctcacaagtgtgaaatttgttttaaacagtttagccaAGCATGTTCTTTGAAAGcacatttgagagtacacactggagaaaaacctcacaagtgtgaaatttgttttaagaaatttattcAAGCAAgtcatttgaaaagacatttgatatTGCACACTGGAGTAAcccctcacaagtgtgaaatttgttttaaacagtttagccaAGCATGTTCTTTGAAagcacatttgagagtgcacactggagaaaaacctcacaagtgtgaaatgtgttttaagaaatttattcAAGTAAgtgatttgaaaagacatttgatatTGCACACTGGAgtaaaaccttacaagtgtgaaatatGTTTTAAGCAATTTCGTGATGGAAGTgaattgaaaaaacatttgagtgtgcacactggagaaaaacctcacaagtgtgaaatttgttttaaacagtttagccaagcatgttctttgaaaacacatttgagagtgcacactggagaaaaacctcacaagtgtgaaatttgttttaaacagtttagccaagcatgttctttgaaaacacatttgagagtacacactggagaaaaacctcacaagtgtgaaatttgttttaagaaatttattcAAGCAAgtcatttgaaaagacatttgatatTGCACACTGGAgtaaaaccttacaagtgtgaaatatGTTTTAAGCAATTTTGTGATGGAAgtgatttgaaaaaacatttgagagtgcacgctggagaaaaacctcccaagtgtgaaatttgtcttaagAAATTTATTCAAGCAAgtcatttgaaaaaacatttgatatTGCACACTGGAgtaaaaccttacaagtgtgaaatatGTTTTAAGCAATTTCGTGATGGAAgtgatttgaaaaaacatttgagagtgcacgctggagaaaaacctcacaagtgtgaaatttgtcttaagAAATTTATTCTAGCAAGTACTTTGAAAATccatttgagagtacacactggagaaaaacctcacaattgtgaaatttgtttaaagcagtttagtGTAGCAAGtaatttaaaaagacatttgagactgcacactggagaaaaacctcacaagtgttaa